A single region of the Triticum dicoccoides isolate Atlit2015 ecotype Zavitan chromosome 2B, WEW_v2.0, whole genome shotgun sequence genome encodes:
- the LOC119362154 gene encoding uncharacterized protein LOC119362154 isoform X1, translated as MTTPSGSGPRRSARARARRQPPDDEAPPAPAPPPVAPPPDAGGPSSSPPSRRKRGASPSRRSVRARDKEDSEPPVAVLDDHELKHQTEAEEPKKQGKEIVEAEGPEEVEFDENAEALKEAPFWLPDGWIINVRHGDGGSTYRYYTSPVSEYTFSTEMEALEYLFSEMDERILESEACAEDNEFHKMHSWLPDGWVVEVRAGTMRDKMYKFYVHLPTGMRFFSKEDVLRYVNEGKISECDVKGLCDTISEDNLWTYLQILAQVEFNPDGLPKGWVKELVFRKCNDGIRKDPYYTDPVSHLLFRTLKSVISYLQTGVISRHAYLPRRSVTDIYSFDGCADLPRKMLKRLKVPGKKKQKSVQSLVFEKKLPDDQTSNLSHGGTSASMNPRSDPKEKRVNTVQAKGKEPISSEATEQGKEPISSETTKQGKEPISSETTKQGKEPITTKQGKEPISSGTTKQGKEPISSETTKRPRGRPRKIPKQTNETTLDCAKTSDKETTHIEIASNKEPKKESDTETGEKMSKENASEDNEMEKHAMATQEVDNESDLARTLYSLRGSMDPEMRERENGDPAEASAKSASSAVKKFYMRRNSNQSFKK; from the exons ATGACCACCCCCTCCGGCTCGGGCCCTCGCCGCTCCGCGCGGGCGCGTGCCCGCCGCCAGCCGCCGGACGACGAGGCGCCGCCCGCCCCGGCCCCGCCCCCCGTCGCCCCTCCGCCCGACGCCGGcggcccctcctcctcccctccttcgaGGAGAAAGCGCGGGGCTTCTCCCTCCCGCCGGTCCGTTCGCGCCAG AGACAAGGAAGACTCGGAGCCACCGGTGGCGGTCTTGGATGACCATGAATTGAAGCATCAAACAGAGGCAGAAGAGCCGAAGAAACAGGGGAAGGAGATTGTGGAGGCAGAGGGACCAGAGGAGGTTGAATTTGATGAAAATGCAGAGGCCTTGAAGGAGGCGCCGTTCTGGCTCCCCGATGGTTGGATCATAAATGTTCGCCATGGTGATGGCGGCTCGACCTACCGG TATTACACTTCGCCAGTGTCAGAGTACACATTCTCGACGGAGATGGAGGCACTAGAATATTTGTTCTCAGAGATGGACGAGCGCATATTGGAGTCGGAGGCATGCGCTGAGGACAACGAGTTTCAT AAAATGCATTCATGGCTTCCGGACGGTTGGGTGGTTGAGGTCAGAGCTGGGACGATGCGGGACAAAATGTACAAG TTCTACGTTCATCTGCCTACTGGAATGCGATTCTTCTCAAAAGAAGATGTATTGCGCTATGTGAATGAAGGGAAGATTTCTGAATGTGATGTGAAGGGGCTGTGTGACACCATCTCTGAAGATAAT CTTTGGACCTATTTGCAGATACTTGCACAGGTGGAATTCAATCCAGATGGGCTACCGAAAGGATGGGTGAAAGAATTGGTATTTAGAAAGTGCAACGATGGAATTAGAAAAGACCCG TACTATACTGATCCTGTCAGTCATCTTCTATTCCGAACACTGAAATCTGTAATAAGCTACCTTCAGACTGGAGTAATAAGTAGACATGCCTATCTTCCAAGAAGAAGTGTTACAGACATTTACTCTTTCGATGGATGTGCAGATCTG CCTCGAAAAATGCTGAAACGATTGAAAGTACCagggaagaaaaaacaaaaatccgTGCAATCGTTGGTCTTTGAAAAGAAATTACCTGATGACCAGACGTCGAATCTCT CTCATGGTGGCACCTCTGCTAGCATGAATCCTCGGTCTGACCCAAAAGAAAAGAGGGTCAATACCGTACAAGCTAAAGGCAAAGAACCAATTAGTTCAGAGGCTACCGAGCAAGGCAAAGAACCAATTAGTTCAGAGACTACCAAGCAAGGCAAAGAACCAATTAGTTCAGAGACTACCAAACAAGGCAAAGAACCAATTACTACCAAGCAAGGCAAAGAACCAATTAGTTCAGGGACTACCAAGCAAGGCAAAGAACCAATTAGTTCTGAAACTACCAAGCGTCCAAGGGGCAGGCCACGGAAAATACCAAAGCAGACGAATGAAACAACTTTAGATTGCGCAAAGACTTCAGACAAGGAAACTACACATATCGAAATTGCTTCAAACAAGGAGCCGAAAAAGGAATCGGATACTGAAACTGGAGAGAAAATGTCAAAGGAAAACGCCTCTGAGGATAATGAGATGGAGAAGCATGCTATGGCAACCCAAGAAGTGGATAACGAGAGCGACCTTGCAAGGACCCTTTATTCACTGAGGGGAAGCATGGATCCGGAAATGCGCGAGCGAGAAAATGGCGATCCGGCTGAAGCTAGTGCAAAGTCAGCATCCTCCGCGGTCAAGAAATTTTACATGAGAAGAAATAGCAACCAGAGCTTCAAAAAATAA
- the LOC119362154 gene encoding uncharacterized protein LOC119362154 isoform X2 has protein sequence MTTPSGSGPRRSARARARRQPPDDEAPPAPAPPPVAPPPDAGGPSSSPPSRRKRGASPSRRSVRARDKEDSEPPVAVLDDHELKHQTEAEEPKKQGKEIVEAEGPEEVEFDENAEALKEAPFWLPDGWIINVRHGDGGSTYRYYTSPVSEYTFSTEMEALEYLFSEMDERILESEACAEDNEFHKMHSWLPDGWVVEVRAGTMRDKMYKFYVHLPTGMRFFSKEDVLRYVNEGKISECDVKGLCDTISEDNILAQVEFNPDGLPKGWVKELVFRKCNDGIRKDPYYTDPVSHLLFRTLKSVISYLQTGVISRHAYLPRRSVTDIYSFDGCADLPRKMLKRLKVPGKKKQKSVQSLVFEKKLPDDQTSNLSHGGTSASMNPRSDPKEKRVNTVQAKGKEPISSEATEQGKEPISSETTKQGKEPISSETTKQGKEPITTKQGKEPISSGTTKQGKEPISSETTKRPRGRPRKIPKQTNETTLDCAKTSDKETTHIEIASNKEPKKESDTETGEKMSKENASEDNEMEKHAMATQEVDNESDLARTLYSLRGSMDPEMRERENGDPAEASAKSASSAVKKFYMRRNSNQSFKK, from the exons ATGACCACCCCCTCCGGCTCGGGCCCTCGCCGCTCCGCGCGGGCGCGTGCCCGCCGCCAGCCGCCGGACGACGAGGCGCCGCCCGCCCCGGCCCCGCCCCCCGTCGCCCCTCCGCCCGACGCCGGcggcccctcctcctcccctccttcgaGGAGAAAGCGCGGGGCTTCTCCCTCCCGCCGGTCCGTTCGCGCCAG AGACAAGGAAGACTCGGAGCCACCGGTGGCGGTCTTGGATGACCATGAATTGAAGCATCAAACAGAGGCAGAAGAGCCGAAGAAACAGGGGAAGGAGATTGTGGAGGCAGAGGGACCAGAGGAGGTTGAATTTGATGAAAATGCAGAGGCCTTGAAGGAGGCGCCGTTCTGGCTCCCCGATGGTTGGATCATAAATGTTCGCCATGGTGATGGCGGCTCGACCTACCGG TATTACACTTCGCCAGTGTCAGAGTACACATTCTCGACGGAGATGGAGGCACTAGAATATTTGTTCTCAGAGATGGACGAGCGCATATTGGAGTCGGAGGCATGCGCTGAGGACAACGAGTTTCAT AAAATGCATTCATGGCTTCCGGACGGTTGGGTGGTTGAGGTCAGAGCTGGGACGATGCGGGACAAAATGTACAAG TTCTACGTTCATCTGCCTACTGGAATGCGATTCTTCTCAAAAGAAGATGTATTGCGCTATGTGAATGAAGGGAAGATTTCTGAATGTGATGTGAAGGGGCTGTGTGACACCATCTCTGAAGATAAT ATACTTGCACAGGTGGAATTCAATCCAGATGGGCTACCGAAAGGATGGGTGAAAGAATTGGTATTTAGAAAGTGCAACGATGGAATTAGAAAAGACCCG TACTATACTGATCCTGTCAGTCATCTTCTATTCCGAACACTGAAATCTGTAATAAGCTACCTTCAGACTGGAGTAATAAGTAGACATGCCTATCTTCCAAGAAGAAGTGTTACAGACATTTACTCTTTCGATGGATGTGCAGATCTG CCTCGAAAAATGCTGAAACGATTGAAAGTACCagggaagaaaaaacaaaaatccgTGCAATCGTTGGTCTTTGAAAAGAAATTACCTGATGACCAGACGTCGAATCTCT CTCATGGTGGCACCTCTGCTAGCATGAATCCTCGGTCTGACCCAAAAGAAAAGAGGGTCAATACCGTACAAGCTAAAGGCAAAGAACCAATTAGTTCAGAGGCTACCGAGCAAGGCAAAGAACCAATTAGTTCAGAGACTACCAAGCAAGGCAAAGAACCAATTAGTTCAGAGACTACCAAACAAGGCAAAGAACCAATTACTACCAAGCAAGGCAAAGAACCAATTAGTTCAGGGACTACCAAGCAAGGCAAAGAACCAATTAGTTCTGAAACTACCAAGCGTCCAAGGGGCAGGCCACGGAAAATACCAAAGCAGACGAATGAAACAACTTTAGATTGCGCAAAGACTTCAGACAAGGAAACTACACATATCGAAATTGCTTCAAACAAGGAGCCGAAAAAGGAATCGGATACTGAAACTGGAGAGAAAATGTCAAAGGAAAACGCCTCTGAGGATAATGAGATGGAGAAGCATGCTATGGCAACCCAAGAAGTGGATAACGAGAGCGACCTTGCAAGGACCCTTTATTCACTGAGGGGAAGCATGGATCCGGAAATGCGCGAGCGAGAAAATGGCGATCCGGCTGAAGCTAGTGCAAAGTCAGCATCCTCCGCGGTCAAGAAATTTTACATGAGAAGAAATAGCAACCAGAGCTTCAAAAAATAA